In Dama dama isolate Ldn47 chromosome 9, ASM3311817v1, whole genome shotgun sequence, the following proteins share a genomic window:
- the ISYNA1 gene encoding inositol-3-phosphate synthase 1, translating to MEAATEFVVESPDVVYSPETIEAQYEYRTTSVSREGGVLKVHPTSTRFTFRTARQVPRLGVMLVGWGGNNGSTLTAAVLANRLRLSWPTRTGRKEANYYGSLTQAGTVSLGLDTEGKEVFVPFSSLLPMVAPDDLVFDGWDISSLNLAEAMRRAQVLDWGLQEQLWPHMEAMRPRPSVYIPEFIAANQSARADNVIPGTRAQQLEQIRRDIRDFRSSAGLDKVIVLWTANTERFCEVIPGLNDTAENLLRTIQLGLEVSPSTLFAVASILEGCAFLNGSPQNTLVPGALELAWQRRVFVGGDDFKSGQTKVKSVLVDFLIGSGLKTMSIVSYNHLGNNDGQNLSAPPQFRSKEVSKSSVVDDMVHSNPVLYSPGERPDHCVVIKYVPYVGDSKRALDEYTSELMLGGTNTLVLHNTCEDSLLAAPIMLDLALLTELCQRVSFCTDVDPDPQSFHPVLSLLGFLFKAPLAPPGSPVVNALFRQRSCIENILRACVGLPPQNHMLLEHKMERPGLKRVGPLATASPVLCKKGSVPTAPNGCTGDANGHSQAEAPQMPTT from the exons ATGGAGGCCGCAACTGAGTTCGTGGTCGAGAGCCCCGACGTGGTCTACAGCCCCGAGACCATCGAGGCGCAGTACGAGTACCGGACGACGAGCGTCAGCCGCGAGGGCGGTGTCCTCAAG GTGCACCCCACGTCCACGCGCTTCACTTTCCGGACCGCCCGGCAGGTGCCCCGGCTCGGGGTCATGCTCGTCGGCTGGGGCGGCAACAACGGCTCCACGCTGACCGCTGCCGTGCTGGCCAACCGACTGCGCTTGTCCTGGCCCACGCGCACCGGCCGCAAG GAGGCCAACTACTACGGCTCGCTGACGCAGGCAGGCACTGTTAGCCTGGGCCTGGACACCGAGGGCAAGGAAGTGTTCGTGCCCTTCAGTTCACTGCTGCCCATGGTGGCGCCCGACGACCTCGTGTTCGACG GCTGGGACATATCTTCGCTGAACCTGGCGGAGGCAATGCGGCGCGCACAGGTACTGGATTGGGGACTGCAGGAGCAACTCTGGCCGCACATGGAGGCCATGCGCCCGCGGCCCTCTGTCTACATCCCTGAGTTCATCGCAGCTAACCAGAGCGCACGCGCCGACAACGTCATCCCGGGCACGCGCGCGCAGCAG CTGGAGCAGATCCGTAGGGACATCCGCGACTTCCGGTCCAGCGCCGGCCTGGACAAAGTCATCGTGCTGTGGACAGCGAACACGGAGCGCTTCTGCGAAGTGATACCAGGCCTCAATGACACCGCTGAGAACCTGCTGCGCACCATCCAG CTGGGCCTGGAAGTGTCGCCCTCCACACTCTTCGCTGTGGCCAGCATCTTGGAGGGCTGTGCCTTCCTCAATGGGTCCCCACAGAACACGCTGGTACCCGGTGCCCTCGAGCTCGCGTGGCAGCGCCGCGTTTTTGTGGGTGGAGACGACTTCAAGTCAGGCCAGACCAAGGTTAAGTCTGTGCTCGTGGACTTTCTTATCGGCTCTGGCCTCAAG ACCATGTCCATCGTGAGCTACAACCACCTGGGCAACAACGACGGGCAGAACTTGTCCGCGCCACCACAGTTCCGCTCCAAGGAGGTGTCCAAGAGCAGCGTGGTGGACGACATGGTGCACAGCAACCCGGTGCTCTACTCGCCGGGCGAGCGGCCCGACCACTGC GTGGTCATCAAATACGTGCCATACGTGGGCGACAGCAAGCGTGCCCTGGATGAGTACACATCGGAGCTGATGCTGGGTGGTACCAACACGTTGGTGCTGCACAACACGTGCGAG GACTCGCTCCTGGCCGCGCCCATCATGCTGGACCTGGCCCTGCTGACTGAACTGTGTCAGCGAGTGAGCTTCTGCACCGACGTCGACCCTGACCCGCAGAGCTTCCATCCGGTGCTGTCGCTGCTCGGCTTCCTCTTTAAGGCGCCACTTGCACCGCCCGGCAGCCCCGTGGTCAATGCGCTCTTCCGCCAGCGCAGCTGCATCGAGAATATCCTCAG GGCCTGCGTGGGGCTCCCGCCGCAGAACCACATGCTTCTGGAGCACAAGATGGAACGCCCTGGCCTCAAGAGAGTTGGGCCCTTGGCCACTGCCTCCCCGGTGCTTTGCAAGAAAGGATCTGTGCCGACCGCACCCAATGGCTGTACTGGTGACGCCAACGGGCACTCACAGGCTGAGGCACCCCAGATGCCCACCACCTAA
- the SSBP4 gene encoding single-stranded DNA-binding protein 4 isoform X2 produces the protein MPAMPALGSGRLALYVYEYLLHVGAQKSAQTFLSEIRWEKNITLGEPPGFLHSWWCVFWDLYCAAPDRREACEHSSEAKAFQDYSAAAAPSPVMGSMAPSDAMASGPMAPSFFQGPPGSQPSPHNPNAPMMGPQVQPFMSPRFPGGPRPTLRMPSQPPVGLPGSQPLLPGTMEPSPRAQGHSSMGPMQRVTPPRGMAGVGPQSYGGGMRPPPNSLAGPGLPTMNMGPGVRGPWASPSGNSIPYSSSSPGSYSGPPGGGGPPGTPIMPSPGDSTNSSENMYTIMNPIGPGAGRSNFPLGPGPEGPMAAMSAMEPHHVNGSLGSGDLDGLPKSSPGAVAGLSNTPGTPRDDGEMAAAGTFLHPFPSESYSPGMTMSV, from the exons ATGCCCGCGATGCCCGCACTGGGCTCAGGGCG GTTGGCGTTGTACGTGTATGAGTACCTGCTACACGTCGGTGCCCAGAAGTCAGCCCAGACCTTTCTGTCTGAG ATCCGCTGGGAGAAGAACATTACGCTGGGGGAGCCCCCGGGCTTCCTGCATTCCTGGTGGTG CGTGTTCTGGGACTTGTACTGTGCAGCGCCCGACCGCAGAGAGGCGTGTGAGCACTCGAGCGAAGCCAAGGCTTTCCAGGACTAC AGCGCTGCAGCGGCCCCCAGCCCGGTGATGGGGAGCATGGCCCCCAGTGATGCAATGGCATCAGGCCCCATGGCACCCAGCTTCTTCCAG GGCCCCCCCGGCTCCCAGCCTTCCCCCCACAACCCCAACGCCCCCATGATGGGGCCTCAAGTTCAG CCCTTCATGTCACCGCGGTTCCCAGGGGGCCCCCGGCCCACCCTGCGGATGCCGAGTCAG CCTCCGGTGGGCCTCCCTggctcccagcccctcctccctggcACCATGGAGCCCTCCCCGCGAGCTCAGG GGCATTCAAGCATGGGCCCCATGCAGAGGGTGACGCCTCCCCGGGGCATGGCTGGCGTTGGGCCCCAG AGCTACGGAGGTGGCATGCGGCCCCCACCCAACTCTCTTGCTGGCCCCGGCTTGCCCACCATGAACAT GGGCCCCGGAGTGCGCGGCCCGTGGGCCAGCCCCAGTGGCAACTCG ATCCCctactcctcctcctcccccggcAGCTACTCG GGACCCCCAGGAGGAGGTGGGCCCCCTGGAACCCCCATCATGCCTAGCCCTGGAG ACTCCACCAACTCTAGCGAGAACATGTACACCATCATGAACCCCATCGGGCCGGGCGCCGGCAGGTCTAAT TTCCCGCTTGGCCCTGGTCCGGAGGGCCCCATGGCCGCCATGAGCGCGATGGAGCCTCACCACGTGAACGGATCCCTGG GCTCGGGCGATCTGGACGGGTTGCCGAAG AGCTCCCCCGGCGCCGTGGCCGGCCTGAGCAACACCCCGGGCACCCCGCGGGACGACGGCGAGATGGCGGCCGCCGGGACCTTCCTGCACCCGTTCCCGAGCGAAAGC TACTCCCCCGGGATGACCATGAGCGTGTGA
- the SSBP4 gene encoding single-stranded DNA-binding protein 4 isoform X4, with protein sequence MSTCYTSVPRSQPRPFCLRSAGRRTLRWGSPRASCIPGGAPDRREACEHSSEAKAFQDYSAAAAPSPVMGSMAPSDAMASGPMAPSFFQGPPGSQPSPHNPNAPMMGPQVQPFMSPRFPGGPRPTLRMPSQPPVGLPGSQPLLPGTMEPSPRAQGHSSMGPMQRVTPPRGMAGVGPQSYGGGMRPPPNSLAGPGLPTMNMGPGVRGPWASPSGNSIPYSSSSPGSYSGPPGGGGPPGTPIMPSPGDSTNSSENMYTIMNPIGPGAGRSNFPLGPGPEGPMAAMSAMEPHHVNGSLGSGDLDGLPKSSPGAVAGLSNTPGTPRDDGEMAAAGTFLHPFPSESYSPGMTMSV encoded by the exons ATGAGTACCTGCTACACGTCGGTGCCCAGAAGTCAGCCCAGACCTTTCTGTCTGAG ATCCGCTGGGAGAAGAACATTACGCTGGGGGAGCCCCCGGGCTTCCTGCATTCCTGGTGGTG CGCCCGACCGCAGAGAGGCGTGTGAGCACTCGAGCGAAGCCAAGGCTTTCCAGGACTAC AGCGCTGCAGCGGCCCCCAGCCCGGTGATGGGGAGCATGGCCCCCAGTGATGCAATGGCATCAGGCCCCATGGCACCCAGCTTCTTCCAG GGCCCCCCCGGCTCCCAGCCTTCCCCCCACAACCCCAACGCCCCCATGATGGGGCCTCAAGTTCAG CCCTTCATGTCACCGCGGTTCCCAGGGGGCCCCCGGCCCACCCTGCGGATGCCGAGTCAG CCTCCGGTGGGCCTCCCTggctcccagcccctcctccctggcACCATGGAGCCCTCCCCGCGAGCTCAGG GGCATTCAAGCATGGGCCCCATGCAGAGGGTGACGCCTCCCCGGGGCATGGCTGGCGTTGGGCCCCAG AGCTACGGAGGTGGCATGCGGCCCCCACCCAACTCTCTTGCTGGCCCCGGCTTGCCCACCATGAACAT GGGCCCCGGAGTGCGCGGCCCGTGGGCCAGCCCCAGTGGCAACTCG ATCCCctactcctcctcctcccccggcAGCTACTCG GGACCCCCAGGAGGAGGTGGGCCCCCTGGAACCCCCATCATGCCTAGCCCTGGAG ACTCCACCAACTCTAGCGAGAACATGTACACCATCATGAACCCCATCGGGCCGGGCGCCGGCAGGTCTAAT TTCCCGCTTGGCCCTGGTCCGGAGGGCCCCATGGCCGCCATGAGCGCGATGGAGCCTCACCACGTGAACGGATCCCTGG GCTCGGGCGATCTGGACGGGTTGCCGAAG AGCTCCCCCGGCGCCGTGGCCGGCCTGAGCAACACCCCGGGCACCCCGCGGGACGACGGCGAGATGGCGGCCGCCGGGACCTTCCTGCACCCGTTCCCGAGCGAAAGC TACTCCCCCGGGATGACCATGAGCGTGTGA
- the SSBP4 gene encoding single-stranded DNA-binding protein 4 isoform X1: MYAKGGKGSAVPSDSQAREKLALYVYEYLLHVGAQKSAQTFLSEIRWEKNITLGEPPGFLHSWWCVFWDLYCAAPDRREACEHSSEAKAFQDYSAAAAPSPVMGSMAPSDAMASGPMAPSFFQGPPGSQPSPHNPNAPMMGPQVQPFMSPRFPGGPRPTLRMPSQPPVGLPGSQPLLPGTMEPSPRAQGHSSMGPMQRVTPPRGMAGVGPQSYGGGMRPPPNSLAGPGLPTMNMGPGVRGPWASPSGNSIPYSSSSPGSYSGPPGGGGPPGTPIMPSPGDSTNSSENMYTIMNPIGPGAGRSNFPLGPGPEGPMAAMSAMEPHHVNGSLGSGDLDGLPKSSPGAVAGLSNTPGTPRDDGEMAAAGTFLHPFPSESYSPGMTMSV, encoded by the exons ATGTACGCCAAGGGGGGTAAGGGCTCGGCCGTGCCCTCCGACAGCCAGGCACGAGAGAA GTTGGCGTTGTACGTGTATGAGTACCTGCTACACGTCGGTGCCCAGAAGTCAGCCCAGACCTTTCTGTCTGAG ATCCGCTGGGAGAAGAACATTACGCTGGGGGAGCCCCCGGGCTTCCTGCATTCCTGGTGGTG CGTGTTCTGGGACTTGTACTGTGCAGCGCCCGACCGCAGAGAGGCGTGTGAGCACTCGAGCGAAGCCAAGGCTTTCCAGGACTAC AGCGCTGCAGCGGCCCCCAGCCCGGTGATGGGGAGCATGGCCCCCAGTGATGCAATGGCATCAGGCCCCATGGCACCCAGCTTCTTCCAG GGCCCCCCCGGCTCCCAGCCTTCCCCCCACAACCCCAACGCCCCCATGATGGGGCCTCAAGTTCAG CCCTTCATGTCACCGCGGTTCCCAGGGGGCCCCCGGCCCACCCTGCGGATGCCGAGTCAG CCTCCGGTGGGCCTCCCTggctcccagcccctcctccctggcACCATGGAGCCCTCCCCGCGAGCTCAGG GGCATTCAAGCATGGGCCCCATGCAGAGGGTGACGCCTCCCCGGGGCATGGCTGGCGTTGGGCCCCAG AGCTACGGAGGTGGCATGCGGCCCCCACCCAACTCTCTTGCTGGCCCCGGCTTGCCCACCATGAACAT GGGCCCCGGAGTGCGCGGCCCGTGGGCCAGCCCCAGTGGCAACTCG ATCCCctactcctcctcctcccccggcAGCTACTCG GGACCCCCAGGAGGAGGTGGGCCCCCTGGAACCCCCATCATGCCTAGCCCTGGAG ACTCCACCAACTCTAGCGAGAACATGTACACCATCATGAACCCCATCGGGCCGGGCGCCGGCAGGTCTAAT TTCCCGCTTGGCCCTGGTCCGGAGGGCCCCATGGCCGCCATGAGCGCGATGGAGCCTCACCACGTGAACGGATCCCTGG GCTCGGGCGATCTGGACGGGTTGCCGAAG AGCTCCCCCGGCGCCGTGGCCGGCCTGAGCAACACCCCGGGCACCCCGCGGGACGACGGCGAGATGGCGGCCGCCGGGACCTTCCTGCACCCGTTCCCGAGCGAAAGC TACTCCCCCGGGATGACCATGAGCGTGTGA
- the SSBP4 gene encoding single-stranded DNA-binding protein 4 isoform X3: MYAKGGKGSAVPSDSQAREKLALYVYEYLLHVGAQKSAQTFLSEIRWEKNITLGEPPGFLHSWWCVFWDLYCAAPDRREACEHSSEAKAFQDYSAAAAPSPVMGSMAPSDAMASGPMAPSFFQPFMSPRFPGGPRPTLRMPSQPPVGLPGSQPLLPGTMEPSPRAQGHSSMGPMQRVTPPRGMAGVGPQSYGGGMRPPPNSLAGPGLPTMNMGPGVRGPWASPSGNSIPYSSSSPGSYSGPPGGGGPPGTPIMPSPGDSTNSSENMYTIMNPIGPGAGRSNFPLGPGPEGPMAAMSAMEPHHVNGSLGSGDLDGLPKSSPGAVAGLSNTPGTPRDDGEMAAAGTFLHPFPSESYSPGMTMSV; encoded by the exons ATGTACGCCAAGGGGGGTAAGGGCTCGGCCGTGCCCTCCGACAGCCAGGCACGAGAGAA GTTGGCGTTGTACGTGTATGAGTACCTGCTACACGTCGGTGCCCAGAAGTCAGCCCAGACCTTTCTGTCTGAG ATCCGCTGGGAGAAGAACATTACGCTGGGGGAGCCCCCGGGCTTCCTGCATTCCTGGTGGTG CGTGTTCTGGGACTTGTACTGTGCAGCGCCCGACCGCAGAGAGGCGTGTGAGCACTCGAGCGAAGCCAAGGCTTTCCAGGACTAC AGCGCTGCAGCGGCCCCCAGCCCGGTGATGGGGAGCATGGCCCCCAGTGATGCAATGGCATCAGGCCCCATGGCACCCAGCTTCTTCCAG CCCTTCATGTCACCGCGGTTCCCAGGGGGCCCCCGGCCCACCCTGCGGATGCCGAGTCAG CCTCCGGTGGGCCTCCCTggctcccagcccctcctccctggcACCATGGAGCCCTCCCCGCGAGCTCAGG GGCATTCAAGCATGGGCCCCATGCAGAGGGTGACGCCTCCCCGGGGCATGGCTGGCGTTGGGCCCCAG AGCTACGGAGGTGGCATGCGGCCCCCACCCAACTCTCTTGCTGGCCCCGGCTTGCCCACCATGAACAT GGGCCCCGGAGTGCGCGGCCCGTGGGCCAGCCCCAGTGGCAACTCG ATCCCctactcctcctcctcccccggcAGCTACTCG GGACCCCCAGGAGGAGGTGGGCCCCCTGGAACCCCCATCATGCCTAGCCCTGGAG ACTCCACCAACTCTAGCGAGAACATGTACACCATCATGAACCCCATCGGGCCGGGCGCCGGCAGGTCTAAT TTCCCGCTTGGCCCTGGTCCGGAGGGCCCCATGGCCGCCATGAGCGCGATGGAGCCTCACCACGTGAACGGATCCCTGG GCTCGGGCGATCTGGACGGGTTGCCGAAG AGCTCCCCCGGCGCCGTGGCCGGCCTGAGCAACACCCCGGGCACCCCGCGGGACGACGGCGAGATGGCGGCCGCCGGGACCTTCCTGCACCCGTTCCCGAGCGAAAGC TACTCCCCCGGGATGACCATGAGCGTGTGA